In a genomic window of Primulina huaijiensis isolate GDHJ02 chromosome 10, ASM1229523v2, whole genome shotgun sequence:
- the LOC140986912 gene encoding chromatin modification-related protein EAF1 A-like isoform X6: protein MGGILESGVGIVSKSSLNRAVIEKVQTELRKEYDVREERKRELEFLEKGGNPLDFNLGNSASVSVQSTSFTNLQPNLVTRGNVVPPEQSLERDGSHKIREHGDSSAFGLPRKAYKRRHRSHSNRDGARSSSSDVNLALGSHGSSLPSHHAPGNLIGPLSDVENLDVSSSCNSKPGSPINGTLCPDVCVDDHRFVEMNDAKAVGSTEDLIKCVSSQSALDATSSKIPLGLNKPSFSNAAKTPTKMDCNESVTMEEHEPREDTGKVENHSSCQMNGFISKKGDAITNDANNGNAACRRNDFDSGSSYSQTNFDVDRNIDAETGTRISTIDSNGDIDGQNLGLEALVVGLRETKEAMIIDNFSGDEESASAYVSHRQDGPSLQPQEEKIQGRSFLHDKLTNQFNTNGMEAGGCSGSESGRKPIVPLPENSSPQSEMFCTVIDNSIADLPEAGSSSKISTVSFNVQSPGNLKLGSVDEESILKEAEIIEAKRKRIAELSTLTLTLEIPLKPHWDYVLEEMAWLANDFAQERIWKLAASSQICNRAAFSSRVRKQEKSYSMKAKIVARTLVMAVMEYWHSVEKISKELEQPSQKDGAPAVQSYMARFLKYNNSNVLHYQADVQLTLDKVSDSGVLDISLEDSLTEENLFYVIPLGAVVTYKKSIESLVAHYERIRSDVREEVETSACGIVADDSLYEDDGDTCTFGMPVASDDGKSSKFGQKKRKYSANAYGARAYGIGSDHLPMNISENKIVTQQSAFVPKRPGDSLNVSIPTKRMRTASRKILSPFGAGTSGCIQLPNKADASSGDSDSFQDGQSTLHGGSSLPINLEVELGGEFEKNLAFDSAEVSTKPKKKKVKHPTSAVEQRWLIDSNFHYDQRDHLKKRSDSYELESNGCNGVLDQPMTKKILQPLQDGSFDNTSTVAGHLPSPLASQMSNMYHPNKFHKMLGGRERGRKAKVLKMPTGQPGSGTPWPLFEDQALVVMVHDMGPNWELVSDGFNSTMQFKCIFRNAKECKERHNILMDKTSGDGADSAEDSGSSQPYPSLLPGIPKGSARQLFQHLKEPMEEDALRSHREKIILIGQKFRYHKIQDPKQLQPPHSSHTMALSQVCPNNMGGGSVLSPLDLCDANASGPDIPSLGYQGTYSSGLIISNQSAGAPTHPTFGASSALLGSSNMMLGNNFPSSPGPHSSVRDGRYGAPRPASLLIDEQLRIQQYNQIVSGRNGQQSNLSSSGALPGIDRGVRVPPGSSGMGMGCSSGSMPMERHGLHGVASSSSVNSGNMVSANMHHGVRCGSGNSSLRPREGSPMMRPGLSQDSQRQTRTPDLQMQVSPGSNQVISRSPFTNKTVSPPVSSYALHHLQSHQISPQQAQVPNPRHPHFQVPPNLASNPQQQAYTIRLAKERQLQQRFLQQPPPQQQFAASSSSIPHVQPQPRIPASSAVQNSQLVQSPANSLSVSVSPLTSPSSINTMSQQQQKHHTPTQGVVHNVQTGGSTLTSQTSKQRQKQQQPFIQTNRQHPQQRQQSQFQHQAKVVEGVGRGNMMVHQNIQFDPTILSDSLMEAHESYTGSSVNAVPLTMQYMSAQLSNHPLPRKKKYSGQASSSSKHLPQMISHSDTSQGHVPPIAPAPGLPAAHQSVTPLVATSSNHPQVIPNQKFTNQNQSALQKVVQSNQQFSSEARHKAHLRGSDTYQNSTSNSTEMEATTSLPQNQWHTSEPVNGSNVLNSATSLGSLLSKPANLSDTTLQSSQGHVQRLSSANLIPITNDVSSQWQRQQPQVQHSHSPSPSPQQQSQIHQAGNATPSDSRLE from the exons ATGGGAGGCATTCTTGAAAGCGGAGTTGGTATTGTTAGCAAATCTTCTCTGAATCGAGCAGTAATTGAGAAGGTTCAAACAGAGCTTAG GAAAGAGTATGATGTTCgggaggaaagaaaaagagaattgGAATTTCTTGAAAAA GGTGGAAATCCTCTAGATTTTAATCTTGGGAATTCTGCTTCAGTTAGCGTGCAGTCAACATCATTTACAAACCTGCAACCTAATCTTGTGACCAG GGGTAATGTTGTGCCACCAGAGCAATCATTGGAAAGGGATGGGAGCCATAAAATTAGGGAACATGGGGATTCGTCTGCTTTTGGGCTCCCTAGAAAAGCATATAAGAGACGCCATAGATCACACTCAAATCGTGATGGGGCTAGGTCTAGCTCAAGTGATGTAAATCTTGCGCTTGGCTCTCATGGATCTTCTTTACCTTCACACCACGCCCCTGGGAATTTAATAGGACCGTTATCTGATGTAGAAAATCTTGATGTATCCTCAAGCTGTAATTCAAAGCCTGGAAGCCCAATAAATGGCACCCTCTGTCCAGATGTATGTGTAGATGATCATCGGTTTGTGGAGATGAACGATGCAAAGGCTGTGGGATCAACCGAGGATCTGATTAAATGTGTTTCTAGCCAATCTGCTTTAGATGCTACTTCTTCAAAAATTCCCCTAGGACTTAATAAACCATCGTTCTCAAATGCTGCAAAAACTCCTACGAAAATGGATTGTAATGAATCTGTTACAATGGAAGAGCATGAGCCAAGAGAAGATACTGGAAAAGTTGAGAACCATAGTTCTTGTCAGATGAATGGTTTCATCAGTAAAAAGGGTGATGCGATAACAAACGATGCTAATAATGGCAATGCAGCATGTCGCAGAAATGATTTTGATTCCGGGTCTTCTTATTCCCAAACCAACTTTGATGTTGATAGAAATATTGATGCTGAAACAGGTACCAGAATCAGTACCATTGATTCAAATGGAGACATAGACGGTCAAAATTTAGGGCTAGAAGCCTTGGTAGTAGGGCTAAGAGAAACTAAAGAGGCCatgattattgataatttttctggtgatgAAGAGAGTGCCTCTGCATATGTAAGTCATAGGCAAGATGGTCCCTCCCTCCAGCCTCAGGAAGAAAAAATTCAAGGTAGATCTTTTTTGCATGACAAGTTGACAAATCAATTCAACACTAACGGTATGGAAGCTGGTGGCTGTAGTGGGTCAGAATCAGGGAGAAAACCTATTGTCCCATTGCCTGAAAATTCTTCTCCTCAGAGTGAAATGTTTTGCACAGTCATAGATAACTCTATTGCTGATCTTCCTGAGGCTGGATCATCATCAAAGATTTCTACCGTTTCCTTTAATGTCCAAAGTCCCGGAAACTTGAAATTAGGAAGTGTTGATGAAGAATCAATCTTAAAAGAAGCAGAAATCATAGAG GCAAAGCGAAAAAGAATTGCCGAATTATCTACTTTGACTTTAACTTTGGAGATTCCTCTTAAACCTCACTGGGATTACGTGCTTGAAGAAATGGCATGGTTGGCAAATGATTTTGCACAG GAGCGTATTTGGAAATTAGCTGCAAGTTCTCAAATATGTAATCGAGCTGCTTTTAGTTCTCGGGtgagaaaacaagaaaaaagtTATAGCATGAAGGCTAAGATAGTTGCTCGTACCCTGGTGATGGCTGTCATGGAGTACTGGCATTCAGTAGAG aaGATAAGCAAAGAACTAGAGCAGCCAAGTCAAAAGGACGGTGCACCTGCTGTTCAATCTTATATGGCAAGATTTCTGAAATATAACAACTCAAATGTTCTGCATTACCAGGCTGACGTGCAACTTACCCTGGATAAAGTATCTGATTCAGGAGTCCTGGACATATCTTTGGAGGATAGTCTGACCGAA GAAAACCTCTTCTATGTGATTCCCCTCGGGGCTGTGGTGACCTACAAAAAATCAATTGAATCTCTTGTGGCTCACTATGAG AGAATTAGAAGTGATGTGCGAGAGGAAGTGGAGACATCTGCTTGTGGTATTGTGGCAG ATGATTCATTATATGAGGATGATGGCGATACATGCACATTTGGCATGCCTGTGGCCTCTGATGATGGAAAGTCTTCAAAATTTGGCCAAAAGAAGCGGAAATACTCGGCAAATGCATATGGTGCTAGGGCATATGGAATAGGTTCTGATCATTTGCCCATGAATATTTCAGAGAATAAAATTGTGACACAACAATCTGCCTTTGTTCCCAAACGACCAGGCGACAGTCTCAATGTGTCAATCCCTACAAAACGAATGCGAACTGCTTCCAGGAAAATCTTGAGCCCATTCGGTGCTGGAACATCTGGATGCATTCAGTTACCAAATAAAGCAGATGCTTCCAGTGGTGATAGTGATTCGTTTCAGGATGGTCAGAGTACTCTGCATGGTGGATCTTCTCTTCCAATTAATTTGGAAGTTGAGTTGGGTGGCGAATTTGAAAAGAATTTAGCTTTTGACTCCGCAGAAGTTTCAACCAAACCTAAGAAGAAGAAAGTAAAGCATCCG ACTTCTGCAGTTGAACAGAGATGGCTGATTGATTCCAATTTTCATTATGACCAG AGGGATCATTTGAAAAAGAGATCAGATAGTTATGAACTTGAATCTAACGGCTGCAATG GAGTATTGGATCAGCCCATGACAAAGAAGATCTTGCAGCCATTGCAGGATGGCTCTTTTGACAACACTTCAACAGTTGCTGGGCATCTTCCTTCACCACTGGCATCCCAAATGAGTAACATGTACCATCCAAATAAGTTCCATAAAATGCTTGGTGGCCGGGAGCGTGGAAGGAAAGCTAAAGTTCTTAAG ATGCCTACTGGGCAGCCAGGTTCAGGAACTCCATGGCCACTTTTCGAGGACCAG GCACTGGTTGTCATGGTACATGATATGGGTCCAAATTGGGAGCTTGTAAGTGATGGTTTTAATAGTACTATGCAATTTAAG TGCATATTTCGTAATGCTAAAGAATGCAAAGAGCGGCATAACATTTTGATGGATAAAACTTCTGGTGATGGAGCTGACAGTGCCGAGGATTCTGGGTCTTCGCAACCTTACCCTTCTTTACTTCCTGGCATTCCTAAA GGCAGTGCCAGACAACTGTTTCAGCATTTGAAGGAACCAATGGAAGAAGATGCCCTCAGATCTCATCGTGAGAAAATCATCTTAATTGGCCAGAAATTTCGTTATCATAAGATTCAG GATCCCAAACAACTACAACCTCCTCACAGCTCTCATACAATGGCTCTTTCTCAAGTTTGTCCAAATAACATGGGCGGTGGTTCTGTTTTAAG TCCTTTGGATTTGTGTGATGCCAACGCGTCTGGCCCTGATATACCTTCTCTCGGGTATCAAGGAACATATTCTAGTGGATTAATTATATCGAATCAAAGTGCTGGGGCTCCAACACATCCAACATTTGGTGCTAGTTCTGCGTTGCTGGGGTCCTCGAATATGATGCTTGGCAATAATTTTCCATCATCACCCGGTCCTCACAGTTCTGTCAG GGATGGTAGATATGGGGCTCCTAGACCTGCATCATTATTAATTGATGAACAGCTACGAATTCAACAATATAATCAAATAGTATCAGGTAGAAATGGCCAGCAATCCAATTTGTCCTCTTCCGGAGCTCTTCCAGGAATTGATCGTGGCGTTCGTGTTCCTCCCGGTAGTAGTGGCATGGGCATGGGGTGCAGTAGTGGGAGTATGCCTATGGAAAGACATGGACTCCACGGCGTTGCCTCATCATCCTCTGTTAATTCTGGAAATATGGTGTCAGCAAACATGCACCATGGAGTCAGATGTGGGTCAGGAAACTCGAGTTTGAGACCTCGTGAGGGTTCACCCATGATGCGG CCTGGCCTCAGTCAGGATTCTCAGAGGCAAACGAGGACTCCTGATCTTCAGATGCAAGTCTCTCCAGGGAGCAACCAAGTCATATCTCGTTCCCCCTTCACTAACAAGACCGTGTCTCCACCAGTATCGTCATACGCCCTCCATCATCTGCAGTCCCATCAAATATCTCCACAACAGGCTCAAGTTCCTAATCCTCGTCACCCACATTTTCAAGTACCACCCAATCTTGCCTCTAATCCACAGCAGCAAGCCTATACAATTCGATTGGCTAAAGAAAGGCAACTGCAGCAACGTTTTCTGCAGCAGCCGCCGCCACAACAACAATTTGCTGCATCCAGTTCATCTATTCCACATGTACAACCACAGCCCCGTATTCCTGCATCATCTGCAGTGCAAAATAGTCAGCTAGTTCAATCCCCGGCAAATTCTTTGTCAGTATCAGTATCTCCTTTGACATCACCTTCTTCAATTAACACAATGTCTCAGCAGCAACAAAAGCATCATACTCCAACTCAGGGAGTGGTCCACAATGTTCAAACAGGTGGTAGTACGTTAACCAGTCAGACAAGCAAGCAACGACAAAAGCAGCAACAGCCATTTATACAAACTAACAGGCAACATCCACAGCAGCGGCAGCAGTCACAATTTCAACATCAAGCTAAGGTTGTTGAGGGAGTTGGTAGAGGGAACATGATGGTTCATCAGAACATCCAGTTTGATCCAACCATTTTAAGCGATTCTTTAATGGAAGCTCATGAGTCATATACTGGTTCGTCCGTTAATGCTGTGCCACTAACCATGCAATACATGTCTGCACAATTGTCTAATCACCCCCTTCCTCGGAAGAAAAAATATTCTGGTCAAGCATCCTCATCATCTAAGCATTTACCGCAAATGATTTCTCATTCTGATACCAGTCAAGGTCACGTTCCACCAATTGCTCCTGCTCCAGGTTTGCCTGCTGCCCATCAGTCTGTCACGCCTCTGGTTGCCACTTCTTCAAACCACCCACAGGTAATACCTAATCAAAAGTTCACGAATCAAAATCAATCGGCTCTCCAAAAGGTGGTTCAATCGAACCAGCAGTTTAGTTCGGAAGCAAGACATAAAGCACATCTCAGAGGTTCTGATACTTATCAGAACTCAACAAGTAACTCCACTGAAATGGAAGCAACGACATCATTACCTCAGAACCAGTGGCATACTTCAGAACCAGTGAATGGATCAAATGTGTTAAATTCAGCAACAAGTTTGGGGTCCTTGCTGTCCAAACCGGCAAACTTAAGTGATACTACACTTCAATCCAGCCAAGGACATGTGCAGAGACTATCATCAGCCAATTTAATACCTATTACAAATGATGTGAGTTCACAATGGCAGCGGCAGCAGCCACAAGTGCAACATTCGCACTCTCCATCTCCCTCGCCTCAGCAGCAGTCGCAGATTCACCAGGCAGGGAATGCAACTCCTAGTGACTCTAGATTGGAGTGA
- the LOC140986912 gene encoding chromatin modification-related protein EAF1 A-like isoform X2, with amino-acid sequence MGGILESGVGIVSKSSLNRAVIEKVQTELRKEYDVREERKRELEFLEKGGNPLDFNLGNSASVSVQSTSFTNLQPNLVTSEPKGSFAFTASLYRETVESSGRLAAALCEPSSADNLTLFDAEHVYSEGDRNYFHPIRGNVVPPEQSLERDGSHKIREHGDSSAFGLPRKAYKRRHRSHSNRDGARSSSSDVNLALGSHGSSLPSHHAPGNLIGPLSDVENLDVSSSCNSKPGSPINGTLCPDVCVDDHRFVEMNDAKAVGSTEDLIKCVSSQSALDATSSKIPLGLNKPSFSNAAKTPTKMDCNESVTMEEHEPREDTGKVENHSSCQMNGFISKKGDAITNDANNGNAACRRNDFDSGSSYSQTNFDVDRNIDAETGTRISTIDSNGDIDGQNLGLEALVVGLRETKEAMIIDNFSGDEESASAYVSHRQDGPSLQPQEEKIQGRSFLHDKLTNQFNTNGMEAGGCSGSESGRKPIVPLPENSSPQSEMFCTVIDNSIADLPEAGSSSKISTVSFNVQSPGNLKLGSVDEESILKEAEIIEAKRKRIAELSTLTLTLEIPLKPHWDYVLEEMAWLANDFAQERIWKLAASSQICNRAAFSSRVRKQEKSYSMKAKIVARTLVMAVMEYWHSVEKISKELEQPSQKDGAPAVQSYMARFLKYNNSNVLHYQADVQLTLDKVSDSGVLDISLEDSLTEENLFYVIPLGAVVTYKKSIESLVAHYERIRSDVREEVETSACGIVADDSLYEDDGDTCTFGMPVASDDGKSSKFGQKKRKYSANAYGARAYGIGSDHLPMNISENKIVTQQSAFVPKRPGDSLNVSIPTKRMRTASRKILSPFGAGTSGCIQLPNKADASSGDSDSFQDGQSTLHGGSSLPINLEVELGGEFEKNLAFDSAEVSTKPKKKKTSAVEQRWLIDSNFHYDQRDHLKKRSDSYELESNGCNGVLDQPMTKKILQPLQDGSFDNTSTVAGHLPSPLASQMSNMYHPNKFHKMLGGRERGRKAKVLKMPTGQPGSGTPWPLFEDQALVVMVHDMGPNWELVSDGFNSTMQFKCIFRNAKECKERHNILMDKTSGDGADSAEDSGSSQPYPSLLPGIPKGSARQLFQHLKEPMEEDALRSHREKIILIGQKFRYHKIQDPKQLQPPHSSHTMALSQVCPNNMGGGSVLSPLDLCDANASGPDIPSLGYQGTYSSGLIISNQSAGAPTHPTFGASSALLGSSNMMLGNNFPSSPGPHSSVRDGRYGAPRPASLLIDEQLRIQQYNQIVSGRNGQQSNLSSSGALPGIDRGVRVPPGSSGMGMGCSSGSMPMERHGLHGVASSSSVNSGNMVSANMHHGVRCGSGNSSLRPREGSPMMRPGLSQDSQRQTRTPDLQMQVSPGSNQVISRSPFTNKTVSPPVSSYALHHLQSHQISPQQAQVPNPRHPHFQVPPNLASNPQQQAYTIRLAKERQLQQRFLQQPPPQQQFAASSSSIPHVQPQPRIPASSAVQNSQLVQSPANSLSVSVSPLTSPSSINTMSQQQQKHHTPTQGVVHNVQTGGSTLTSQTSKQRQKQQQPFIQTNRQHPQQRQQSQFQHQAKVVEGVGRGNMMVHQNIQFDPTILSDSLMEAHESYTGSSVNAVPLTMQYMSAQLSNHPLPRKKKYSGQASSSSKHLPQMISHSDTSQGHVPPIAPAPGLPAAHQSVTPLVATSSNHPQVIPNQKFTNQNQSALQKVVQSNQQFSSEARHKAHLRGSDTYQNSTSNSTEMEATTSLPQNQWHTSEPVNGSNVLNSATSLGSLLSKPANLSDTTLQSSQGHVQRLSSANLIPITNDVSSQWQRQQPQVQHSHSPSPSPQQQSQIHQAGNATPSDSRLE; translated from the exons ATGGGAGGCATTCTTGAAAGCGGAGTTGGTATTGTTAGCAAATCTTCTCTGAATCGAGCAGTAATTGAGAAGGTTCAAACAGAGCTTAG GAAAGAGTATGATGTTCgggaggaaagaaaaagagaattgGAATTTCTTGAAAAA GGTGGAAATCCTCTAGATTTTAATCTTGGGAATTCTGCTTCAGTTAGCGTGCAGTCAACATCATTTACAAACCTGCAACCTAATCTTGTGACCAG TGAACCAAAGGGTAGTTTTGCATTTACCGCATCACTTTATCGAGAGACTGTGGAAAGTAGTGGTAGACTTGCAGCTGCTCTCTGTGAACCCAGTAGTGCTGATAATCTCACGTTATTTGATGCTGAGCATGTATATTCTGAAGGTGATCGAAATTATTTTCATCCCATTAGGGGTAATGTTGTGCCACCAGAGCAATCATTGGAAAGGGATGGGAGCCATAAAATTAGGGAACATGGGGATTCGTCTGCTTTTGGGCTCCCTAGAAAAGCATATAAGAGACGCCATAGATCACACTCAAATCGTGATGGGGCTAGGTCTAGCTCAAGTGATGTAAATCTTGCGCTTGGCTCTCATGGATCTTCTTTACCTTCACACCACGCCCCTGGGAATTTAATAGGACCGTTATCTGATGTAGAAAATCTTGATGTATCCTCAAGCTGTAATTCAAAGCCTGGAAGCCCAATAAATGGCACCCTCTGTCCAGATGTATGTGTAGATGATCATCGGTTTGTGGAGATGAACGATGCAAAGGCTGTGGGATCAACCGAGGATCTGATTAAATGTGTTTCTAGCCAATCTGCTTTAGATGCTACTTCTTCAAAAATTCCCCTAGGACTTAATAAACCATCGTTCTCAAATGCTGCAAAAACTCCTACGAAAATGGATTGTAATGAATCTGTTACAATGGAAGAGCATGAGCCAAGAGAAGATACTGGAAAAGTTGAGAACCATAGTTCTTGTCAGATGAATGGTTTCATCAGTAAAAAGGGTGATGCGATAACAAACGATGCTAATAATGGCAATGCAGCATGTCGCAGAAATGATTTTGATTCCGGGTCTTCTTATTCCCAAACCAACTTTGATGTTGATAGAAATATTGATGCTGAAACAGGTACCAGAATCAGTACCATTGATTCAAATGGAGACATAGACGGTCAAAATTTAGGGCTAGAAGCCTTGGTAGTAGGGCTAAGAGAAACTAAAGAGGCCatgattattgataatttttctggtgatgAAGAGAGTGCCTCTGCATATGTAAGTCATAGGCAAGATGGTCCCTCCCTCCAGCCTCAGGAAGAAAAAATTCAAGGTAGATCTTTTTTGCATGACAAGTTGACAAATCAATTCAACACTAACGGTATGGAAGCTGGTGGCTGTAGTGGGTCAGAATCAGGGAGAAAACCTATTGTCCCATTGCCTGAAAATTCTTCTCCTCAGAGTGAAATGTTTTGCACAGTCATAGATAACTCTATTGCTGATCTTCCTGAGGCTGGATCATCATCAAAGATTTCTACCGTTTCCTTTAATGTCCAAAGTCCCGGAAACTTGAAATTAGGAAGTGTTGATGAAGAATCAATCTTAAAAGAAGCAGAAATCATAGAG GCAAAGCGAAAAAGAATTGCCGAATTATCTACTTTGACTTTAACTTTGGAGATTCCTCTTAAACCTCACTGGGATTACGTGCTTGAAGAAATGGCATGGTTGGCAAATGATTTTGCACAG GAGCGTATTTGGAAATTAGCTGCAAGTTCTCAAATATGTAATCGAGCTGCTTTTAGTTCTCGGGtgagaaaacaagaaaaaagtTATAGCATGAAGGCTAAGATAGTTGCTCGTACCCTGGTGATGGCTGTCATGGAGTACTGGCATTCAGTAGAG aaGATAAGCAAAGAACTAGAGCAGCCAAGTCAAAAGGACGGTGCACCTGCTGTTCAATCTTATATGGCAAGATTTCTGAAATATAACAACTCAAATGTTCTGCATTACCAGGCTGACGTGCAACTTACCCTGGATAAAGTATCTGATTCAGGAGTCCTGGACATATCTTTGGAGGATAGTCTGACCGAA GAAAACCTCTTCTATGTGATTCCCCTCGGGGCTGTGGTGACCTACAAAAAATCAATTGAATCTCTTGTGGCTCACTATGAG AGAATTAGAAGTGATGTGCGAGAGGAAGTGGAGACATCTGCTTGTGGTATTGTGGCAG ATGATTCATTATATGAGGATGATGGCGATACATGCACATTTGGCATGCCTGTGGCCTCTGATGATGGAAAGTCTTCAAAATTTGGCCAAAAGAAGCGGAAATACTCGGCAAATGCATATGGTGCTAGGGCATATGGAATAGGTTCTGATCATTTGCCCATGAATATTTCAGAGAATAAAATTGTGACACAACAATCTGCCTTTGTTCCCAAACGACCAGGCGACAGTCTCAATGTGTCAATCCCTACAAAACGAATGCGAACTGCTTCCAGGAAAATCTTGAGCCCATTCGGTGCTGGAACATCTGGATGCATTCAGTTACCAAATAAAGCAGATGCTTCCAGTGGTGATAGTGATTCGTTTCAGGATGGTCAGAGTACTCTGCATGGTGGATCTTCTCTTCCAATTAATTTGGAAGTTGAGTTGGGTGGCGAATTTGAAAAGAATTTAGCTTTTGACTCCGCAGAAGTTTCAACCAAACCTAAGAAGAAGAAA ACTTCTGCAGTTGAACAGAGATGGCTGATTGATTCCAATTTTCATTATGACCAG AGGGATCATTTGAAAAAGAGATCAGATAGTTATGAACTTGAATCTAACGGCTGCAATG GAGTATTGGATCAGCCCATGACAAAGAAGATCTTGCAGCCATTGCAGGATGGCTCTTTTGACAACACTTCAACAGTTGCTGGGCATCTTCCTTCACCACTGGCATCCCAAATGAGTAACATGTACCATCCAAATAAGTTCCATAAAATGCTTGGTGGCCGGGAGCGTGGAAGGAAAGCTAAAGTTCTTAAG ATGCCTACTGGGCAGCCAGGTTCAGGAACTCCATGGCCACTTTTCGAGGACCAG GCACTGGTTGTCATGGTACATGATATGGGTCCAAATTGGGAGCTTGTAAGTGATGGTTTTAATAGTACTATGCAATTTAAG TGCATATTTCGTAATGCTAAAGAATGCAAAGAGCGGCATAACATTTTGATGGATAAAACTTCTGGTGATGGAGCTGACAGTGCCGAGGATTCTGGGTCTTCGCAACCTTACCCTTCTTTACTTCCTGGCATTCCTAAA GGCAGTGCCAGACAACTGTTTCAGCATTTGAAGGAACCAATGGAAGAAGATGCCCTCAGATCTCATCGTGAGAAAATCATCTTAATTGGCCAGAAATTTCGTTATCATAAGATTCAG GATCCCAAACAACTACAACCTCCTCACAGCTCTCATACAATGGCTCTTTCTCAAGTTTGTCCAAATAACATGGGCGGTGGTTCTGTTTTAAG TCCTTTGGATTTGTGTGATGCCAACGCGTCTGGCCCTGATATACCTTCTCTCGGGTATCAAGGAACATATTCTAGTGGATTAATTATATCGAATCAAAGTGCTGGGGCTCCAACACATCCAACATTTGGTGCTAGTTCTGCGTTGCTGGGGTCCTCGAATATGATGCTTGGCAATAATTTTCCATCATCACCCGGTCCTCACAGTTCTGTCAG GGATGGTAGATATGGGGCTCCTAGACCTGCATCATTATTAATTGATGAACAGCTACGAATTCAACAATATAATCAAATAGTATCAGGTAGAAATGGCCAGCAATCCAATTTGTCCTCTTCCGGAGCTCTTCCAGGAATTGATCGTGGCGTTCGTGTTCCTCCCGGTAGTAGTGGCATGGGCATGGGGTGCAGTAGTGGGAGTATGCCTATGGAAAGACATGGACTCCACGGCGTTGCCTCATCATCCTCTGTTAATTCTGGAAATATGGTGTCAGCAAACATGCACCATGGAGTCAGATGTGGGTCAGGAAACTCGAGTTTGAGACCTCGTGAGGGTTCACCCATGATGCGG CCTGGCCTCAGTCAGGATTCTCAGAGGCAAACGAGGACTCCTGATCTTCAGATGCAAGTCTCTCCAGGGAGCAACCAAGTCATATCTCGTTCCCCCTTCACTAACAAGACCGTGTCTCCACCAGTATCGTCATACGCCCTCCATCATCTGCAGTCCCATCAAATATCTCCACAACAGGCTCAAGTTCCTAATCCTCGTCACCCACATTTTCAAGTACCACCCAATCTTGCCTCTAATCCACAGCAGCAAGCCTATACAATTCGATTGGCTAAAGAAAGGCAACTGCAGCAACGTTTTCTGCAGCAGCCGCCGCCACAACAACAATTTGCTGCATCCAGTTCATCTATTCCACATGTACAACCACAGCCCCGTATTCCTGCATCATCTGCAGTGCAAAATAGTCAGCTAGTTCAATCCCCGGCAAATTCTTTGTCAGTATCAGTATCTCCTTTGACATCACCTTCTTCAATTAACACAATGTCTCAGCAGCAACAAAAGCATCATACTCCAACTCAGGGAGTGGTCCACAATGTTCAAACAGGTGGTAGTACGTTAACCAGTCAGACAAGCAAGCAACGACAAAAGCAGCAACAGCCATTTATACAAACTAACAGGCAACATCCACAGCAGCGGCAGCAGTCACAATTTCAACATCAAGCTAAGGTTGTTGAGGGAGTTGGTAGAGGGAACATGATGGTTCATCAGAACATCCAGTTTGATCCAACCATTTTAAGCGATTCTTTAATGGAAGCTCATGAGTCATATACTGGTTCGTCCGTTAATGCTGTGCCACTAACCATGCAATACATGTCTGCACAATTGTCTAATCACCCCCTTCCTCGGAAGAAAAAATATTCTGGTCAAGCATCCTCATCATCTAAGCATTTACCGCAAATGATTTCTCATTCTGATACCAGTCAAGGTCACGTTCCACCAATTGCTCCTGCTCCAGGTTTGCCTGCTGCCCATCAGTCTGTCACGCCTCTGGTTGCCACTTCTTCAAACCACCCACAGGTAATACCTAATCAAAAGTTCACGAATCAAAATCAATCGGCTCTCCAAAAGGTGGTTCAATCGAACCAGCAGTTTAGTTCGGAAGCAAGACATAAAGCACATCTCAGAGGTTCTGATACTTATCAGAACTCAACAAGTAACTCCACTGAAATGGAAGCAACGACATCATTACCTCAGAACCAGTGGCATACTTCAGAACCAGTGAATGGATCAAATGTGTTAAATTCAGCAACAAGTTTGGGGTCCTTGCTGTCCAAACCGGCAAACTTAAGTGATACTACACTTCAATCCAGCCAAGGACATGTGCAGAGACTATCATCAGCCAATTTAATACCTATTACAAATGATGTGAGTTCACAATGGCAGCGGCAGCAGCCACAAGTGCAACATTCGCACTCTCCATCTCCCTCGCCTCAGCAGCAGTCGCAGATTCACCAGGCAGGGAATGCAACTCCTAGTGACTCTAGATTGGAGTGA